The region AACGCTCGACAAGTGGTATGCCAAGAAGATGGAATTGGTGACTCGGCACTGGTCGGGCAAGCATGGACGGGTAGTGCAAGGCATCAACCTAATTACGCTGCTATGGAGTGAGGGAGACCGTCACCTTCCGTTGGACTATCGATTTTACGAAAAGGGTGTCGATGGCTCAACCAAAAACGACCACTTCCGCTCGATGCTTGAAACTGCCAAGGAACGAGGGTTTGCGCCCCGATGTGTGGTGTTTGATAGTTGGTACAGTAGCTTGGAGAACCTTAAGTTGATTCGAGATTATGGTTGGATTTGGTTGACTCGACTCAAGCGCAATCGGCAGGTCAACCCGGACAATACAGGCAATCGCCCTCTGCATAAGGTCGTGCTTGCGGCGACTGGCACGGTGCTCCATCTCAAAGGTTATGGGTTCATCAAAGTGTTCAAGATGGTTGCCCCAAACGGTGACATTGATTACTGGGCAACCAATGACCTGGGGATGGGTGAGCTACAACGGCTGCAATTTGCCGAGGTTGGTTGGGCAATTGAGGAGTACCATCGCGGACTCAAACAGTGCTGTGGCGTTGAACGGGCGCAGGTTCGCTCAAGTCGTGCCCAGCGCAATCATGTGGGTTTAGCCATTCGCGCTTTCCTGCGCTTAGAGGTGCACATGTGGACGACAGGTATCAGTTGGTACGAAGCGAAAGCGGCGATCGTCCGGGATGCCATTCGCTCCTTTTTAGCGGCTCCTCGTTTCATCCTCAATCCAACTGCGTAATCCCTGACATAAAGAGGTGGGCAGCAGATTACTGCCTTGCAGAGAAGTACTTATTGCAGAGAAGTACTTATTGATGACGGCTTAATGACGACGATCGCGTCGTCTAGGATGATGCTGGGTTCTTTTCGGGGGGGGTGTTGCCATCGCTACATAAAGAGGTGGGCAGCAGATTACTGCCTTGCAGAGAAGTACTTATTGCAGAGAAGTACTTATTGATGACGGCTTAATGACGGCGATCGCGTCGTCTAGGATGATGCTGGGTTCTTTTCGGGGGGGGTGTTGCCATCGCTGCATCCGAAGAAGCTATTGAGGAATCCCCTTCTGTTTCAACTGAAAGGGATTCTGTCAAAGATTGCTCTAACCGTTGCGGCTCCATTTCTGGGGGTTTCGCCTCTATTTGAGCAGGTTCTGGCAGGGCGCGATCGCCATTGGGCACTGTCAGTTCCTTCATTTCCTGCGTTAATTCTGGCAGGGCAATCGTTTCTTTCTGAGTTTCCTTGACAGCCAGCGGAATCTTCAGCGGCTGCATTTCTTCAATCCAGCAACTTGCCAATGGCAAGGTTTGATCTAGATCATCCAGCGGACGAGGTACTAACATTACCGCGTGCAGTTCCCCAATTCGTTCCGCTTCCACCATGCCCACATCCAGCGCCATCGCTACATTGGCTACCGAGCCACGCACGATCGCCGTGCACAACCCTGCACCAATCGTCTCATAGGCTGCCAACACTACATCTGCTGCTTTTAACATGGCATCGGCAGCTCCTACCATTGCCGGAAATCCCCGCGTTTCTAGCAACCCAACTGCCTGATTACTCAGTTTGCTATGCCCCCGTCCAGTTGCTAGCTGCGCCAATCGATTGCCAATTGGCAACACCACTTCCAAGTTCGGCATGGGGCGGGGAACCACCAGCGTTGACAACTTTTGCCCAAATTGCTCTGCCCGTTCAGCCCCCTCCTGCACTGCCAACCGCACATCTGCCACATTTCCCCGCACGATCGCTGTACAATGCCCGCCCCCAATTTTTTCGTAGCCTACCAGCGTCACCCCTGAAGACTTCAGCATATGATCAGCAATCCCCACAATCGCGGGAAAACTTTGGGCAGATACCAAACCCAATGCCATGTCAGTAAAGTCTTCGCGTCGGCTCATCGTTTAATCACGTCCGTTGGTACTCTTATCCTAACGGCTTTAACAAGTAGGGACGCTGATATCAACGTCCCTCTCACATTAATTAATCGTTAATCATCCCAGGGATCTTCTGGGTTAGAACCATTTTGATCCGGCAGACTAGATAAACTTCGAGGATGATGGGGAAACATTTTGACAAACATTCGATTCACGTAGACTTGCCCATAAACATTCATCCGTGTCGATTTTTCTTCACGTTCGGACACCACATCCGCAGTGCCTGTTTGTCCAGCATCAGTAAAGAAAGAGGATGAACCAGACTGATCTTTTGTATCGGCTGGGTAAATCACAGTATCCGTAGCTTGAAGTTCATTGAGTGGACGACTGGCATCTCCAATTAAGGAACCTGGAGGAACAAGTTGTCCTGGCTCAATCGTGCTATTAAGAATTGTTGTCCCTGCTCCAATGCAGGCGTTTGCACCGATCTGTACTTGCCCAATCAGCAAAACTTCCGCTCCAACATTTGCACCCTCGCCAATCTCCAACAACCCGCTATGAGCATGGAGAATCGCCCCAATCCCTATACAAGCCCCTGACTTAATGAGGATCTGGCTGTCGGGATCTGCTTGTAACAATACACCAGGTGCGATCGCAACCCCTGCTTGAATCGTCACATCGCCACTGACATAGTAGTGAGAGGTGCTGATGGGGCGTAGCTGTAAGGATCGCAAAGACATTAAACCCTCTCTAAGAAAGTAGAAGGCAGAAGAAAGATCAGGCTGATCTGGATCATCGGTAATTGGTAAAGGGTAATAGAAAAACAATTAACCAATAACCATCCCTAATTACCCATAACCAAACCCAAACTGATTGATTAGCCGTTTACCTTTTCTTCTACTTCTTGCTTGGCTTCTGGATAATGGTTTCAACTACGCGCCGCTTCGCTTTGGGATCAGTGCCAACAAGCCGAACATAATCGCCAGCATGCTGATTCATAAATGCATTCAATGCCGCCATGACATCCGCATCTCGACTTGACTGGATGATTTCACCACTCTGCCACGAACTTGTTCTAAATCGGCGCTCATCTGCATACTCAGTGCTGATGCGATATCCCTGTGCCAGCAACTGCCGCACCTGACTTGCCACATCCCCGTTCAATCGGCCACTGCCATTACTGGTCACAGATCCACTATAAGCAGGGGAACCAACACTCTGGGAAGAGACAGAGGCACTGACTGTCTTCGCACCTGAAGTCGTTCCACTCTTACCATTGGGACGGTGAATGATAACTTCTGCCACCCGCCGTTTGCCCTTTGGATCTACCCCGACTAAGCGCACATAATCCCGACCATGTTCAGCTAGTAGTGATTGAATCGCTGCGATCGCGTCCGTATCCCGTCGCGCTTGAATTGCAGGGGCACTTGTCCAAGAGCTAGTCCGGAAACGGCGCTCATCCGCGTATTCCACCCCAACTGTGTAGCCCTGAGCCATCAGTTGGCTCACCTGTTGTGCCCACTCGAAGCCAGCACCTACAGGTGTTGCATGACCGTGAGACACCTGGTTAGAAGTACTGTAAGAGGAAGCAAAACCACTTGCAGCGAACTGAGGCGACTTTCCATTAGGACGTTGAATGATCACTTCTGCCACTCGCCGTTTTGCCTTTGGATCAATTCCAATCAAGCGCACATACTCGCCCGGATGTTCTCGCATACAGGCATCTAAACCTGCCAGTACATCCGCTTCACGCGTTGACTGAATCGGTGCACAACTCGTCCAGGAGCTAGTTTGGAACCGACGAGCATCCGCATGTTCCATGCCAATTCGAGCACCTTGAGCTAATAACTGCCGCACTTGAGCAACCAGATCAGAGACAGAAGCTCCACCGGACTGCCCATTTGGGTTATAGCCTGACGTTTTAGGCACCGAATAACTGTAAGAAGCCATTCCCCCACTGGGTGCCCCCTGACCTGGTTTATCACCCGGACGTTGAATAATCGTCTCCAGCACCCGTTTTTTCGCCTTCGTATCAATTCCAATCAACCGCACGTACTCGCCTGCATGCTCATTTAGACAAGCATTTAACTCTGCTAATACTTGAGACTCGTTGCTTGCTTGAATCGGCGCACAACTTTTCCAGGAACTGGTCTGAAACCTGCGCTCATCCGCATGCTCTGTCCCAATTCGATATCCCTGCGCCAACAATTGCCGTACATGGCTAATCACATTAGAATCCATACTCCCTCCCTTTGTGAGTTGGCGCTGAGACTCGCCCTCACCTGACAAATTTGCTGCTGTAGACCGACCAAACTCCTCAGAACCCACTGCAACTGGAGCAACCTCTTCAGTTCTGTAATGCCCCAGTCGCAGTGCATGATTCATCCCCGCCACATGAGCGGCAAATACCCTGTCCGCTTCCTGCACATCCGGCAAGCGATCAGCCTGCTGTTGGCTAGTAATCACTGCACCAGATGGAACAAGCTTCCCAGGTGGAATTTCCACATCCTGAATCAATGTATGCATCATCACAACACAACCATGTCCAATCCGAGCATTGAACACGGTAGAGCGAAACCCAATAAAACAATCATCCCCAACGTAAGCAGGACCATGGATCAATGCCATATGAGTAATCGCCACATTACTCCCGATCCAAACAGAGTAGGACGAACCATCATCCCCAATCACATGACTTTGTTCAAGCCCGTGGATGACAACTCCATCCTGAACGTTGGAGCTATTGCCAATGTGAAACGGTCCTCCCTCATCAGCTCTAATGGAAGTTCCTGGTGCAATCAGGACATTAGAACCAATACGCACATCCCCAATCACGTTGGAAAAAGAATGGATGTAAGCGGTTTCGTGAATTTTTGGCTCGGTCAAACTCTTCGACCAAGGCGTTGGAGGAGCCGCGTGACTACGGACTGCCATAGAGTAAAAATCTCCAAAGGTCTGCTCACTAGCGATCCTGATCCCGCTTGCTGTAAAGGAGCCGATTCTCAACACCAACCGTATCGATAATCGCAATTACGGCTGCATCTAGGGGGCGTTGTTCACTTCCTGGAACCTGACGAGCGGCACTGCCATGACTTACCAGTACCCACTCGCCAACTCCTGCACCGACATTGTCAGCAGCAACCTCATAACCAGAAAGCGGTTCCCCATCATCATCAATAAACTGAACAACAAGGAACTTAGTACCCCTGAGACTTGGCTCCTTCTGTGTGCTGGTAACTGTGCCAAGAACTCTGGCAATCTGCATTAGACTTTTCTGAGCAATGGATCATGAACTTGGATTGATCAAACGGTATTCCGAAAAACCAGGTTTCGGAGGCTTCAATCATCCATTAGGGGCGGTTCAGCGGACGAATACCGCTGACACTCTCGCGGAATGGTTCAACTGCCTCGGTGTAGCGGATGGGCAGCACGTACTCCAAGTTTTCGTGAGGACGGGCAATGATGTGAGTAGACAATACTTGCCCACCATTAACTCGCTTCACGCTTTCGATACCAGCAGCAACGGATGCTTGCACCTCAGAAACATCACCACGAACGATTACGGTCACACGACCACTCCCAATTTTCTCGTAGCCAACTAAGGTGACGCGAGCGGCTTTCACCATTGCATCAGCTGCTTCTACAACAGCGGGAAACCCTAAGGTTTCTACCATTCCTACTGCGATTGCCATGTCAATACTCCCTTCCAATCAATAGTTAGACAAAACACAATAAACAGATGAGGTTATACCAGCGCTTTAGATCTCCTAACTTGAGGAGCGATCGCTGCAAAATCACGTTCGGAACTGATCGACCGCTTCGGTATATCGAATCGGCAATACATATTCGAGGTTTTCGTGAGGACGGGCAATGATATGAGTGGAAACCACTTCACCACCGTTGACCCGCTTTGCAGACTCAATACCAGCCGCCACCGATGCTTGCACTTCGGAGACATCGCCACGAACGATAACCGTTACGCGACCACTTCCAATCTTTTCGTACCCAACTAAAGTGACACGAGCAGCTTTCACCATCGCATCCGCCGCTTCCACGACAGCGGGGAAACCTCTCGTTTCAATCATTCCGACTGCAATAGGCATTCTAAGGCTCCTGATAAGTGAAACTAATAGTTATGAAAAGGGATGAAAAATCTGACGGAGACACCCATTTTTCAAGCCTTATCAAGGTTTTCACTATGCTTAAACCAAGCATACGGGGGAGGCTGACAATTAATCAATATAAAGTCCAATGATAGTTACAAATTTCGAGCATAAACTAGACTTATAAATTGCGCGAAATCTGGTGTTTGGGCTAGATATTCAGTCTCTCATGCAATTTTCTATGATCCGATCCCTTCAATAACCCATTCGCAACGTAAGTTTAAGTTCTTGAGAGCCTGATCTGACAAGATCTTTAACTCTTATAAAGAAAATCTAACAAATAAGAATTTGACGAATTCAATACACATTTTGAGTCTGAAAATTTCAGAGTTTTGCGCAGAAAAATTCAAAATAACAACTCTTAATCATAAGATCTATTTATATAGACAGGTATAGACTAGGTTCATAATCCTCTATCATTGTTTTTCTAGATGAAACGTTTTATGGTTGAGGCATTACAAGAACGCATTAGAAATAACATTAGCCATTATCTAGCACGTAGCTGAAAGCAGGTCTCCGCACTCGTTAGAGTGATGGAGATGACTTCACGTATTTTGAATGGCGGCGATTTGAACGGGGAAAGGTGGTTGAATGCAAGAGTTGTTGTTGGAAGCGAGCTGGTGGATTCCACTGTACGGACTCATTGGAGCAGTGTTAACGCTGCCATGGTCTACGGGCTATATCCGGCAAACGGGACCCCGCCCCGCAGCTTATTTCAATCTACTGATGACGATCGCGGCTCTGATTCATGGGGCGATAGCGTTTCGCGCTAGTCTTAGCTTAGCTCCAGATCCAATTGTGATCCCTTGGTTCAGGGCAGCAGATTTAGATTTATCCTTTGTGATCGATATTTCTCCCGTCAGTTTGGGAGCCGCCGAGTTGGTCACAGGGTTGAGTATCCTGGCACAATTTTTCGCACTGGGCTACATGGAGAAAGACTGGGCACTGGCACGCTTCTTTGCCCTGATGGGGTTCTTTGAAGGAGCGATGACTGGTTTAGCGTTGAGTGATTCTCTGTTTTTATCCTACGCTCTGCTAGAAATGCTTACGCTCTCCACTTACTTGCTGGTAGGGTTTTGGTATGCTCAACCACTGGTTGTAACTGCAGCGCGGGATGCGTTTTTAACCAAACGGGTGGGAGATGTGTTGCTGCTGATGGGGGTTGTGGCACTAGCAACACTTTCTGGCACTTTAAACTTTCAAGAACTATACGACTGGGCTGAAACGGCTACTCTTACGCCAACTGTATCTACCTTGCTAGGGTTAGCTTTGATTTCAGGACCAATTGGGAAATGTGCCCAGTTTCCTTTACACATGTGGTTGGATGAGGCGATGGAGGGCCCTAACCCAGCGTCGATTCTACGAAATTCGGTTGTGGTCGCTTGTGGTGCCTATATTCTGATCAAACTTCAGCCAATTCTCATCCTGTCGCCTGTTGCGTCTATCGCACTGGTTGTCCTGGGAACCATGACTGCGATTGGGGCTTCCCTGGTGGCGATCGCGCAAATTGACATAAAGCGGGCACTGTCTCATTCAACCAGCGCCTATTTGGGCATTGTCTTCATTGCAGTGGGGATGCAATGGACAAACGTGGCGTTGCTCGTATTATTTGCTCACGCGATCGCCAAAGCCCTTTTGTTCATGAGTACTGGCTCTATTATCGTCACTACAAGTACTCAAGACATTACAGAAATGGGAGGCTTATGGTCACGTATGCCTGCAACGACAACAGCCTTTATAGTAGGAGCCTGTGGACTGGTCGGCTTGCTCCCACTAGGTGGTTTCTGGGCCTTACGAGAAGGGGTAAATGCCTTCTGGTATGATGACGCCTGGCTGGTTGGGGTTTTGCTAACGGTGAATGCCCTGACCGCTTTCAATTTAACCCGTCTCTTTCGTCTAGTGTTTTTAGGGCAACCCAAGGTTAAAACTCGTCGTGCTCCAGAAGTCCCCTGGACAATGGCAGTTCCACTCGTATCTCTCACGATTATCACGTTGCTAGTTCCAACAATCCTCAGTCGTCTATATCTCTTACCAGACTGGGCATACATGAATCACTATGCTGTCATTTTGGTGATGATTTCTGGGTTAGTTGGATGTTTAATGGGAGCGTTGGCTCAGTTTAGCAGGGTTTGGACACGCTCCGTGCAGATGCCCTTCAAATTCCTGCAAGATATGCTTGCTTACGACTTCTACATCGATCAGCTTTATCGAGTAACCGTCGTTTGGTTTGTTAACCTTGTGTCTCAGTTAAGTGCCTGGTTTGATCGCTACGTTGTCGATGGAATCGTCAATTTTGTCGGGTTAGCATCCATCTTTGGAGGAGAAAGCCTGAAATACAGCATATCCGGACAATCCCAGCTATATTTGCTAACAATTTTACTGGGGGTTAGTTTGTTAGGAGCCTGGCTCACATATCCCATGTGGAATTATCTGTTGAACTATTGGATTGGCTAGCGTTTTGTTCGGGCGTATTGCCCATTAGCTAATCACAAATTTTTTTATTATTCCAGTTCCAACCTATGCTCAGTGTTTTAGTCTGGATTCCTATCGTTGCAGCTTTGCTAATTGGGATATTGCCTCGCTCCAGTTCATCTACTATGGTGCGTTGGGTAGCACTCATTGCTACGGCGACATCCTTCCTCTGGTCCATTGTGTTAGCGGTGAGGTTTGATGCGCTGGATACAAGTGCTCAGTTTCAAGAACTTTTGCCCTGGATCGAATCGTTAGGCTTAAGCTATCAGCTTGGGTTGGATGGTTTATCACTGCCACTAGTAATCATTAACGGGCTACTCACCTGGATCGCCGTTTACAGTTCCGATGAAGCAATTCAACGTCCTCGCCTCTATTACGCATTAGTTCTGCTACTGAGTGGAGGCGTTGCTGGAGCGTTTTTGGCACAGAACTTGCTGTTATTCTTTCTATTCTACGAACTTGAGCTAATTCCCCTCTATTTCTTAATTGCAATTTGGGGAGGTAGCCGTCGGGGATATGCTGCTACTAAATTTCTAATCTACACCGCACTTTCAGGAATTCTGATTCTGGCAGCATTCTTAGGGGTTGTTTGGCTGAGCCATGCCACCAGTTTTGAGTATGGTGCCATTAATACTCAGCTTTTGCCAATCGCCAGCCAATTGGTGTTGTTGAGCTTGTTGCTTGTTGGCTTTGGTATCAAAATTCCACTGGTTCCTCTGCATACCTGGTTGCCTGATGCTCATGTGGAGGCTTCCACACCAATTTCGGTATTGCTAGCAGGAGTATTGCTGAAGTTAGGAACGTATGGATTGTTGCGTTTTGGTTTACAGCTTTTCCCAGAAACCTGGGGAATTTTAGCACCCTATTTGGCAACTTGGGCAGTGGTAAGTGTGCTGTATGGAGCCTTTGCTGCGATCGCTCAAACCGACATGAAAAAAATGGTGGCTTATAGTTCGATTGGGCACATGGGGTACATCCTACTCGCTGCTGCGGCTGCCACACCGTTGAGCATCTTGGGCACCGTGTTTCAAATGGTCAGCCATGGTTTGATTTCAGCCATGTTGTTTTTGCTAGTGGGCGTAGTCTATAAGAAAACAGGAACTCGCGATATTAATATCTTGCGTGGACTCCTCAATCCCGAACGGGGAATGCCCATCGTCGGTACGTTGATGGTAACTGGTGTGATGGCAAGTGCTGGAATACCCGGTATGATGGGATTTATCTCAGAGTTCCTAGTCTTCCGGGGTAGTTTTCCAGTTTTTCCGGTGCAAACGCTGCTGTCGATGGTGGGAACAGGGCTAACTGCTGTGTACTTCCTGTTGCTCGTAAACCGGACGTTCTTCGGGCGATTGCCGGAACAATTTTCCAACTTGCCGAAAGTTTATTGGTCCGAGCGATTACCAGCGTTCGGATTGGCTATTTTGATTGTGTTTTTGGGACTTCAACCAAGTTGGATGGGGCGTTGGAGTGAAACCACCACAACAGCCATGCTAGTACCGGAAGCAGCGATCGCAACGCTTGCTCCCACTAAACCACCAGAAACCCTCAAAGCTCCCTCAACTGCTAATTCTTCAAGACCCATGAATACCCTGTAGGCTTTCCATCTGAATTTCTCATTCAACAAACCCATGAACATGACTGGTTCTCGCGATCTGACAGCACCCAACCATCCTCTCGAAGAGATTATCTTGCGGCTTGAACAGGGAGGAGCACTGCTGCCTGATTCTCCTGAAAACGTGATGGAAGTGGTGGGTATTCTAAAAAGCTATGGTCATGTCCTGGATGCCTACTGGCGCAACTTAATTTACATCTCAGAAAGTCAATTTCTTGTCCTATTCCCATTCTTTAAGTATTTCAACGGCGAGGTGTCGTTTCGGAAACTACTGAAGCACTGGTGGCACGATCGCATTAATTATGAATTTTCCGAATATTGCATGAAAGCCATGCTGTATCACGGGGGTGGCAAGTTAGATGCTTACCTGGATACCCCTGAATTTTGTGAGCGAGCACAGCAGGCGATCGCAGCAAAACTGCGGAGCAATTTCGTCATGCAGGGAATTTCTAAAGTATTTCCTAACTTTCTGCTGGAACAAGTTCGCCAATTGGTTTATTACAGTGCATTAGGGCAATTTTGGCGAGTCATGAGTCCGATGTTTCTTAGCTTGAGCGATCGCTACGATCGGGGCGAGATTCACTCTATCTCGGATGTAGTGCAGCATGTCCTGAATGGGTTAGTTGAAGCTGCTGACAAGCCTATTACCTATGCAGTCAAAATTGCGGATCAAACCTACGAGATTATTCCAAAATCAGTTGGGTTAACCTTTTTGATGGATGCCGCTGTACCTTACGTGGAAGCTGTATTTTTTCGCTCTTTTCCGTTTATGGGTACCGTTTCGTACAATGCGCAAGCCTGTCAGATTCCTCCAGATGTAGAACGGTTTTCTTACGGTGCCTTGTATGCAGACCCTTTACCAGTTGGAGGTGCGGGGATTCCGCCAACTCTACTGATGCAAGATATGCGCCATTTCTTACCCGACTATCTACATAAATTCTACGAGCGATCGCTACGAGGCGAGGAAGATATTCGAGTCAACATTTGCGCAACCTTTCAAAAATCAATGTTTTGTGTAACAACGGCTGCAATGCTGGGTCTCATGCCTCATCCACTCAATACAACCAACCCAGAGGAGCAACGACAAAACCGCGTCTATCTCGAATCCTGGATGGATCGCTTCGTAAGCTCGCGCTTACCCAGTGTTCAAACCTGCGAAGTCCCCTAAACATTGGTCCTTTGATCGTCAAAGAACTTCAACACATCCTCCCATCGCACCATCCTCTCAATTGCCTTCTTTTTAGGCAACATTTTGATGAAGGCGATAGCAATTTCAGCCGTAGCGTACAGAATAGACATAGGCACTTATCTCTGTGATGCTGGAGTTGTGCCAGTGGAGGAAGGGGGCAATCTACTCTTGATTAAGACAAGATTGAAGCGTTAATACTAGTGGGGACTGACATTAAACACTATGGACCCCAGACAACAGGACAGTACAACAAAAGGGGAGATGGAGGTAAGAGGGTTTGCCGAGGGCAAGGATTTGCACTGGGAAGACAATTATTCAGCAACTACAGGACACTCAACTAGCAACACGAGTGCTTCTCCGCGATCGCAGCAGATCTACGAAACACTGATTCATTCAATTGACGGCATCGTTTGGGAAGCAGACGCCAAGACGTTTCAGTTTAACTTTGTCAGCCCGCAAGCAGAACAATTGCTGGGCTATCCGATCGAGCAATGGCTAGAACCTGACTTTTGGGTAAGGCACGTTTATCCAGACGATTTGAGTGCTGCTATCGAAATTTGTCGGGCGGCAACTCAGGCAGGCTCTAATCATGAGCTTGAATACCGCATGGTAGCGGCAGATGGACGCATTATATGGCTCAAAGACGTAGTAACCGTGGTTGTAGAAAATTCTCAACCTACGGTTTTGCGAGGAGTGATGTTAGATATTACTCGCCAGAAGCAAGCAGAAGCAGGGCTAAGTAATCAGCAAATTCAGATCGAAATGGCAATGGAAGTTGCTCAGTTAAGCACCTGGGACTGGGATATTACAACAAACACTGTGAAATATTCCAGAAACACTCAGATGCTATTTGGCTTGCCAGTGGATCAAACTCCCTCGTCCTGGCAGATCTTTATAGAGGTGATTCACCCTGACGATCGCCCGCTAGTGCAAACAGCCGTGCAGCGATCGCTCAACGAAGATGCTCCTTATAACGTCGAGTTTCGTATTCTGCGCCAATCAACCGAGCAGCGATGGGTTAAAAGCAGCGGACAAGTTTTTCGGGACAATCTGGGCAAACCAGTACGGATGCTGGGAGTTCTAATAGATATTACGGATCGAAAACAATCTGAGGAGTCCCTCCGCCAATCTCGCAATTTTCTCCAAACTGTTCTCGATCATCTACCCATTGCAGTAAATGTGAAAGATGGACGGGCTGAACACTTTGGCGTTTACACCTTCTGGAACAAAACCTGTGAGCAAATGTTTGGTTTAAGCGCCGATCAAGTACTAGGCAAAACTGTATTTGACTGTTTTCCGCAAGCCCAAGCGGAGTTATTTCATCAAAGCGATCGCGATACATTCGAACAAGGCATGATTGAGAATGTGATGGAAGTGCCTCAACTCAGGCAGGAATCTGGCGATCGCCTGTTGCATACAGTCAAGATCCCAATCTTTGATAACCAGCATAATCCTCAGTACCTGCTGTCAATTTCCGAGGATATTACCCAACAACGCCAAGCTGAAGAATCATTGCGTCAGCAAACAGAACGAGAAGCACTTCTCGCCACCATCACCAACAATATTCGCCAGTCATTGGATCTTAAGCAAATTCTCAACACAACCGTTGCGCAAGTTCGCCAATTTCTGCAAACTGATCGAGTGTTCATTTTTCGATTTCGCCCCAGTTGGAATGGCATAGTTTTGGTGGAATCGCTCGAACCCGGATGGGAATCCATTCTGGGTAAAATGTTTCACGATCCGTGTTTCTCAGACTCCTTTGTTAAATTGTATGAACAGGGACGTGTGCATGCGGTATCAGATGTTTTAACCGCCCAATTACCAGATTGCTATCTCAAACTCCTACAAGGAATGCAAGCCAGAGCCATACTGGTAGTACCTATCAAACAACACCAACGGTTGTGGGGGTTGCTCATTGCCCATCACTGCAAAGGTGCTCGGTTTTGGCACACCTTTGAAATTGACTTATTGGAACAACTAGCGGAACAGGTTGGGATTGGGATTGAACAGTCTGAGCTATACCAGCAGGTGCAACGTCTGAATTCCGAACTAGAGCGCCAGGTGCAAATTCGGACAGCGGAACTTCAGTTAGCATCGGAATTTGAAGCAACACTTAAACGGATTACAGATCGAGTCCGGGAT is a window of Leptolyngbyaceae cyanobacterium JSC-12 DNA encoding:
- a CDS encoding PAS domain S-box (IMG reference gene:2510096828~PFAM: Histidine kinase-, DNA gyrase B-, and HSP90-like ATPase; GAF domain; His Kinase A (phosphoacceptor) domain; PAS fold~TIGRFAM: PAS domain S-box), giving the protein MDPRQQDSTTKGEMEVRGFAEGKDLHWEDNYSATTGHSTSNTSASPRSQQIYETLIHSIDGIVWEADAKTFQFNFVSPQAEQLLGYPIEQWLEPDFWVRHVYPDDLSAAIEICRAATQAGSNHELEYRMVAADGRIIWLKDVVTVVVENSQPTVLRGVMLDITRQKQAEAGLSNQQIQIEMAMEVAQLSTWDWDITTNTVKYSRNTQMLFGLPVDQTPSSWQIFIEVIHPDDRPLVQTAVQRSLNEDAPYNVEFRILRQSTEQRWVKSSGQVFRDNLGKPVRMLGVLIDITDRKQSEESLRQSRNFLQTVLDHLPIAVNVKDGRAEHFGVYTFWNKTCEQMFGLSADQVLGKTVFDCFPQAQAELFHQSDRDTFEQGMIENVMEVPQLRQESGDRLLHTVKIPIFDNQHNPQYLLSISEDITQQRQAEESLRQQTEREALLATITNNIRQSLDLKQILNTTVAQVRQFLQTDRVFIFRFRPSWNGIVLVESLEPGWESILGKMFHDPCFSDSFVKLYEQGRVHAVSDVLTAQLPDCYLKLLQGMQARAILVVPIKQHQRLWGLLIAHHCKGARFWHTFEIDLLEQLAEQVGIGIEQSELYQQVQRLNSELERQVQIRTAELQLASEFEATLKRITDRVRDSLDEDQILQTAVRELAIAIGVTGCNAALYNLETRTSKVSYEYTDSLVPLQGRVVQMDNFPEGYRQLIQGQYFQFCSLVPNPLRGYVAMLACPILDDQGVLGDLWLVTQKYRAFNDQDIRLVQQVANHCAIAIRQARLYQKAQAQVKELEKLNRLKDDFLSAVSHELRSPMANIKMATQMLEEVILFNNKPNPLQITNTAVGLPAQSAPMQKALRYFKILKAECQREINLINDLLDLSRLETGVDVPTLESIEPTSWLQQLVQPFMERTRNQQQILRLEIPSLPMIITDRSRLERILGELLNNACKYTPTQETITLSAEISPAPLSTTIENALLQIKVCNSGVEISSEELERIFDKFYRIPNNDPWKHGGTGLGLALVKKLLEPLNASIQPTSENGSTCFSITVPVTIASTSD